The Coturnix japonica isolate 7356 chromosome 15, Coturnix japonica 2.1, whole genome shotgun sequence genome segment CTCGTTAAGGGAGAAATGGCTGCAGAAATCCCAGGTATTCTTTTTATAATGTTACTCCACATTACTGTCATGTTTCTTCAGGGTTCAGTGAGGGCTGCCCAGGAACccctgcagcagagagcagtgcaGATGTGCTGCCACTGTATGGCCAGGCCTCCTGCACTGGAAACTGATGAATTTTTAACCTCCAGCTGAAAACTCCCAATGTTTCCTCTGCTTCATTCCCTGCAGTCCATTTGTAACCTATTTAATGTATGTTCAGTGGATTGTGGGCAAAAGTGTCCTTGGAAATTGCGGCTgtgcctttcttcctccccccacaTAAGCTGCATGAGCTGGTTTTCTCATCTTGGTGGCTTAGTTTATGAACTGATAAACTTTTGGTTTCAACCTGAAGCTGAGCTTTTGCTGAAAAGAGCATGGCCCCACACTCACAATGCCGGGTTAGTGCTCTGGCTGCAGGTGGACCTTGCTGGGAGCTCCGTGTAACGCTGCAGAACCTGACTGTGTTTTGctctttcagcagtttttttccccctgtaacAGCCCTGAGGAGCAGACACATGTGCATTAAAGCTGAAATTATCTCAGAGAACAGCAGAATGGAACAGGATCTCTGTATATTGCTCAGTGGAAAGCCAGCTCTTTGCTCTGGGAGCTCTGTGGAGGATTTTGTGTCTAACTGTGCTGTTTACCCTAAAACACTGCTGAGGACAGTGCTGTGAGCCAGGTTACCTGTACCTGCCTGAACCTGTGGCAGCAAGGTATGCAAAGAGCTTTTGTCTGTAACAGTCTTTGCACCCTTAAAGCATGGCTGTTTTTTGTGGGGTTATTTGTAGTTAATAACAAAAGGGAACTCTTACAGGCTTGTAAAACATTCCGAGGCTCTTGTACGTTGATGTCATGCTGTATCTAGAGCAGTGGCTTTTGACCAGCTCCACCCTTTCTGTAATTTGGTGATACACAGTGATTGCAGACTGTGACAGAGGTGTATTGAGAAATCGGCACCAAATATGCACTTAATGTCAGCCAGGTCAGCTGCTCTACTGCTGTCAGCTGGCAGGAAGCTTGTTAACAAGGCACGCAGCGTGCTGCTATCCAGGAGTTCCAAAGGCAAGTTGTCACAGGTATGAAACAGGGCTCCCCATGGGCAGGCAATTGCTTGATGCTGCCTGTTGTGATCTCAGCAAAAGGTCCACATGGGATTCTGGTGTATCTCATCTGTAGTTGATTGCAGTGTGCTCTGTCAGCTGAGATGTTCACAGCTACTCTCCCACTTCAGTCTTCCACTATGAGGGCACAGGGGCAATTTCACTCAGCAATCATTTAGTGTTGCTCATTGAAGGAGTTATCATGATAAAGAAGTGCAAGCTGAAAGCAGGTGTGAGAGAAGAAGCTTGATGAAGCAAGGGAACACAGTGCACGTGTGGCCTAACAGTGACTGCTTGTTCTGGTGCATTGGTGATCCAGTAAAGACGAGCACTGAACAGTAACGCTGTGCTCCTCACTTCCTTGCCATGAGCAGTGACTGGGCCTAAGGTGCCTGCTCAGCTGAGTAGCtgtgaggagaaaaacaaccctGTGTAAAATCAACTCACTTCCTCCTATAGAGTCATTAAAtgagtctttaaaaaaataattgaagcaGTGATACAAGTAGAAATTGAGTTACAAGAGTGTGTCTTACACCTAGAAGGCTTTCATTTACAACACATTTGCAGTCACTGGAATGGTTTTCCAGAAGACCAACTTATCTCACTGCCTGGCTGTGCCAGATTatgacagcagcaaagaaatTCAAACTCTGTCCCAACATGCAAGTGATCTGCAAAGGGACTATTTGTATTCCTGGTACATCTGCTGCACTAGCAATCACCCAGCACACTACAAAGCGTCGGCACAACCGGTGTATGCAGGGTAAGGGGGTTTGTGCTTCTCTGTCTTGGGACTGAAGAAACTATTCCAAATTGTCGTAtttgaatttaaagaaaaggggGAGGGATGGTACTTTATTCAAGTTTTTAAAATCAggttttatttatcttctgttctcttttatgTAATAAgatcttgctgttttcttggcACATAAATTCAGTaacactgcaggaaaataaCCATTTACAACTGGTGTACTCAGTGTCTGGACAAGGGCCGTGCACATTGTTGTCTCAATCCTGTCCATCTTTCCCTGAGTTTAGAGCTGTTCTTTTGGCTGTTTAATCTTTGTACAGTTAATTGATTGCTGAAGGTAACTGATGGAGGATGTGCGTTACTGTTCATCTTCCTGGTAAGGTTTTTGATATCATCTGTTCATTTCTTAGTTGCCCAAAAATGCACAGAGATCAAAACCTGTTACTGTCCTGTTGGATACTTGTTGGTACAGTAAATGCAGTCTGTGGaacttctctttgcttttacaGCTCCATCCATGAGGGGCTCACACTATGAAAGCTACTGGGTTGTTTTTACATCCATGTACACAGCAACCACAGCCTGAGAGCCTTTTGTGTGTAGGAAGTGCCTGCGTCCTCCTTTCTGGCTCCTCTCCTGCTCGAGGTGGGGGAcagtgcactgctgcagcaggtctCAGTACagcctgcactgaacagggagCTCACCTCAGCTGCATCCCTGAACTTCAGGAGCTGAGAAGCGTAGCAGTGAAACCAGCAGCCTGGGAAGAGTGCACAGGTGTCACATCTCTAATGCTGGCACTGCTTATCACACTGCTCATTGCAAGGCTTTGCCAAAGGAAATACTGCAAGATGCACAAGGAGTGCGGCTGAACAGCACAGTgaccctgtgctgctggaacaaaacaacacacaatgGTAGGAGATTTAGGAGAAGCAGCCATGAGCTGCTTCCTCTCTCCTGCACTCATAGCCGTTTGCTTACAAACTTGGATAGGGCCTTCTATGCACCATACTTCACCCAGAGAAGAATCAGCACATGTTAAGGTCAGTTACTCATCAGTGAGGAAAACTTCCATCATGATCCTCAGCGCCTGGATGGCTGTTAGGAGGCACTTAGGGCAGTAACTTGCTTTAAGGTTCTTCAGCTACGGTATGCCTTCAGCAGTTGACCTGCTATCACCAGTCTTTGGATCTCACTGGTCCCCTCGTAGATCTCAGTGATACGAGCATCACGGTAATGACGTTCTGCTGGCATCTCTGTCACATAGCCCATGCCACCCAAGATCTGGATGGCCTGAAACAAAGGTAGGGGGTTACAATAGATGCAGGGCCACAGAACTTATTTTCCACAGACAGCTGAAAAGGAACTAATCTCACTGCGTGCATACCTGGAGGAAGCATGGGGCTGACTGACACTTGCAATCAGAGAAATACACATAATTAGAAGTAGTGTAACATTAACACTGACATCCCAGACAGCAAATGAACCACTCCAGTGGTACTTGTTAGTTGTTCCATATTCAACTAAGCCACGTTTAAgggcagggaaaaaataaatgcagacacCCCAGGTATTGCTCTATCTCCTCACTGTACATCAAACTTACTGCTGACTGAGTTGGGTGCAGCTCAGTTCCCACAAAAAGCACCGATCCAGTTAAAATGCTGATGCTCTGGCCAGCATCAATCATAATTAATAACACAGCATCACATGCCTGCATAACACTGAATCCAAAGAGGTGGCCAGCTTCATGTgcctttgttaaaaataaaaacaatgtatGCATGTATGCTCTAGTAAAGACTAAATTTCATCCCATCTTTGTGTAGGTACTTGGCTTGTTGTGTGTGAGAGGTGGAACACAAACTGCCTTTCAGCATGCTGTGCAGCTGAGAGTTGCCATCTGTAGTAGTTACCTGATGAGAGATGCTTGTTGCAGCTTCTGATGCAGCCAGCTTGGCCATTGCCGCTTcctttgggaaggaaaacatCACTGAGGATGCAGCTatcacagaaaaaggaaagcccCAATTGCAACAGGAGTCTGACAGTCTGCAGACCAACTGTGCAGAAAAGACAGGCCAGGTCACTGGCACCAGCTCTCAGCACCCAGCCCCTCTTGCCTTGCATAAAAAAAAGCAGGGCCCAGCTCCAAAGATGGAGCTGATGGCAGACAGCAGTGTGCAGTAACTGCTGATACTGGGCCACTGACAGCACTGGGCTGGGCAGGACTGaatgcagccatgcagcacaCCACACCATTTTCTTGCCTCAAGCCCGTCCCCAGAGCTGTCACTACTGGACAAATGCAAAGCTAGAAATACCTTTGTGAAGGGCTTCCCATTGTCCTTCAGCATAGCAGCTCTCCAGGTCAGTAAGCGCGCACTCTCTAATGCCACAGCCATGTCTGCTAACTTAAACTGCAACGACAAACAGTGCCTTTGTCTGAGGCAGCTCTGCCTACAGGAGGACACAGCAGTCTCACACCTCTGAGACCAACAGTACTAGAAAAGGAGCACCTCCATCTCAACAGtctgtttgaaaatgtaaacaCTGACCTTGTTTATCCCAGACAGCACCAAGTACGCTGTGTTCCTGAAGCCAAGTACAAGTGTCTGTATGAAGTTTCCACCAACAACAGCACTACCTGCTGGTGACCCATCCTGGCTCATACCTGAATTGCCTGCAGCTTTGTGATGGGTGACCCAAACGCCATTCTCTTTTCAGCATAATCCACAGCACAGTCCAGAGCTGCCTGAGCTATTCCCAGAGCCTGAGAGGCGATGCCAATCCTTCCTGCATCCAGAGTTTGCTGAGAAAGACAAAATAGTGTTAATTCAAGTCACACTTGATCAAAAGTGTACACGCATTTCCACTCCTGCTAGGAACTTGCTGTGGCCTCAGTAGCTTCTCAGAGACCTCCCTGCTCCAACCTACATTATGCAGGAATAAAGAGCTGCAGAATAGACTGGATACTGCAAAGAACAGATAGAAGAACAGGTGCAAGAGGCAGAAAGGGGAGACAGTGCTGCCTCTTACCCAGggggaaggcaggaggaggggagcaaaacaatggaaacagcagaacaaaaagcatcTGCTCTGGATGGGGCTGGAACAACCCCTGCAGCTGGTGCCATGGCTCACCATGCAGCTGCTTattttagatggaaaaaaaaaaaaaaaaaagaaaaagaagaaagcttttcctctttACTCCCCCCCCCATCAGTACACacaataaagcaaatatttttcattatgacTGGTGAACTGGGTCAGTAACTTGACTTGCCCTTTAGGTTTTGAGTGCTTCCCTGGCTCACTCTGTACACAGGTAGAATTTGTggcacagtgaaaaaaagacTTCTTAATCCTAAGCTGAGGGTCCCTAAAAAGGGATCAGTGACTGGAGAGTTCTTCCAGCTTTGGAGCTCAGCCCTTCTCAAAACACCAAGCCAACAAATGGTGTTTTTCCCCAGTGGAGAGTGTGCCATTGCAGGGAATAAGCTGACAGGGGCCTGGCTTCTGGTCAGAAGTCACACACAGCTGTTATCTCTGACTTCTTCCACTTCTTTCAGACATGATGAACACACTCTGTGCATGCAGGACAACTATCCTCAGCCAGAGTATTTAGGGAAAATGTAATATTTCTTCCTCCCCTGCTTTTTTAAAGGTacaaaatggaagaacagaACTTGGGTAGATGAGAAAAACTAAATTACCTCTGCTCACACTGTGCCTCAGCAGCACTCCTTAACCAGAGCACTGCCACATTGAGCCTACAAAAAAAGCACTGCCCAGGATCTATCATCCATCCATGGTTTACCAAGCTCTGTAGCAGCTCTCACCAAAGTTACCCTAAATcagaaaatagttttgaaaatgGCCAGCTTGGGAACTACTCCTTTATACAAACGCACCTCTGATCCACCTCTTACCATGGCAATTTTGAAGCCCATTCCTAGCTGCCCCAGCAGGTTGGCCTTGGGTATCCGACAGTCCTCAAATATCAGGTTGGCCGTGGAAGAGGCTCGGATGCCCAGcttgtcttctttcttccccaggGACAGCCCCGCAGTTGGCATAGGAACAAGGAATGCACTAATGCCCTGCAAGATGACCCAGTCTTAGGATTGGTGGTGACTTCCCCCTTACCTGGGTGTCAACAGGCTTccttccaatttatttatttttttttttccctcacaggAGACGTGTGTCCAGTAAccagaagaaagggaaggcaCAAGGAACAACAAAGCTGGCACAAATCAAACCCCTCCTCCCCACCGTGCAACATCTGCACAGCTCCAAATACTCTACATGGTTCTTAGAACCCTTTCAGAATGATTCTCCCTTCACTTCCAGCCCTTTTTCCCAAGTGACCCACTGAACACACCTTGTGCTTCAGGGATTTATCTGTAGTGGCAAACACCACGGCGGCCGAGGCATCCCAGGCGTTGGTGATCCAGGCCTTGGTGCCATTCAGCACCCACTCGTCACCATCCAGACGTGCCACTGTGGATGCCGCACCTGCATCGCTGCCATTCCCTAAGCAAGGCAAAAAACATTCAGGCAATCAGTGGCAGTGAACAGTGCAAAACCTCCACCTGCCCACACCCTGCTGCCAGCTCACAGCACCTCCTGTATCTACAGTAGTGTCATCCCTGTCCATCCCATAGGGGACCCaaacagaaaggggaaaggcCAGTGTGTCTAAGATGCATCCATCTCTAAGGCTTTGATCACATAACAGGGATGAAATTTTCAGCACAGACCATGGGATGGCAGTTAGTGAGCACCTCGGGCACTGCAGACTTCATTTGAATGGGATTGCTATAACCCACCTTTCTGTAAACTGTTAACTATGTGACAGACCTAGGATCCACTCTAAATCTGATTAAGGAAGTTACCCTGCAGCAGGAATACTAACAGTCACATTACCTGGTTCACTAAGAGCAAAACATCCTATTTTGTCCCCGCTGGTGAAGGGAGAAATCcatttgtgcttctgttcctCAGAACCAAACTTGAGTATTGGCCCTAAATACAGAGACTTTAAGAATTGAGAGCTGAGTTAGCACCTCCTCAAGGTACAAGCAATCAATTAACTCCCAGAATGTCAGTGCTCTCCAGCATAGCATAATTCACAACAGGAATGGAGCCCATTTTTCACATCCACCCCTCTCCAACAGCCACCCTGGTGTCAGACTCAGCCCCATGCCTGTCCCTCACACACAGCCTTGAGACACTTACATTATTGACGCTGGCAATGACGCCTGTGGATGCACAGCCCCTGCTGATCTCCTCCAAAGCTATGGAATAGGCCAGGTAGTCGAGGCCCGCTCCTTTGAACTGCTCTGGCACttccacagccagcagccccaggctaCCCAACTTCTTCACCTGCGTGTGGGGAACAGAGAAGTGAGATTCTGCACCAGCAAATACATGCAGGCACACAAAGTCAGGTCACAGCAGGCTACACGCCTGTAGTGAAACTCCTTCTGAAATGGGAATCTGGCTGCACAGACTGCTAAGTGTGGCTAAATGACTTCACTGAGAGCTACTACATGGTCACTGCTGGTCTGGATGAGCTCTTGCTCATTTCAAGAGCTGTCTTGAGgggaaatgatttaaaact includes the following:
- the ACADS gene encoding short-chain specific acyl-CoA dehydrogenase, mitochondrial isoform X2, translating into MAALWWWLVRPGAALPVARALRPVRRLHTVYQSVELPETHQMLRQTCRDFAEKELMPLAAQLDREHRFPAEQVKKLGSLGLLAVEVPEQFKGAGLDYLAYSIALEEISRGCASTGVIASVNNSLYLGPILKFGSEEQKHKWISPFTSGDKIGCFALSEPGNGSDAGAASTVARLDGDEWVLNGTKAWITNAWDASAAVVFATTDKSLKHKGISAFLVPMPTAGLSLGKKEDKLGIRASSTANLIFEDCRIPKANLLGQLGMGFKIAMQTLDAGRIGIASQALGIAQAALDCAVDYAEKRMAFGSPITKLQAIQFKLADMAVALESARLLTWRAAMLKDNGKPFTKEAAMAKLAASEAATSISHQAIQILGGMGYVTEMPAERHYRDARITEIYEGTSEIQRLVIAGQLLKAYRS
- the ACADS gene encoding short-chain specific acyl-CoA dehydrogenase, mitochondrial isoform X1, which gives rise to MAALWWWLVRPGAALPVARALRPVRRLHTVYQSVELPETHQMLRQTCRDFAEKELMPLAAQLDREHRFPAEQVKKLGSLGLLAVEVPEQFKGAGLDYLAYSIALEEISRGCASTGVIASVNNSLYLGPILKFGSEEQKHKWISPFTSGDKIGCFALSEPGNGSDAGAASTVARLDGDEWVLNGTKAWITNAWDASAAVVFATTDKSLKHKGISAFLVPMPTAGLSLGKKEDKLGIRASSTANLIFEDCRIPKANLLGQLGMGFKIAMQTLDAGRIGIASQALGIAQAALDCAVDYAEKRMAFGSPITKLQAIQFKLADMAVALESARLLTWRAAMLKDNGKPFTKEAAMAKLAASEAATSISHQLTGLGTRLTRLNERTSWLAQGRLPGNETTEPELLVGEKQPPEHLHQAEAQSANAQTDQNNRKGQFAFFLFFFFSPLRAGGMEKYSTQMKQNAKQYKKIENRKKCIYK
- the ACADS gene encoding short-chain specific acyl-CoA dehydrogenase, mitochondrial isoform X3; translated protein: MAALWWWLVRPGAALPVARALRPVRRLHTVYQSVELPETHQMLRQTCRDFAEKELMPLAAQLDREHRFPAEQVKKLGSLGLLAVEVPEQFKGAGLDYLAYSIALEEISRGCASTGVIASVNNSLYLGPILKFGSEEQKHKWISPFTSGDKIGCFALSEPGNGSDAGAASTVARLDGDEWVLNGTKAWITNAWDASAAVVFATTDKSLKHKGISAFLVPMPTAGLSLGKKEDKLGIRASSTANLIFEDCRIPKANLLGQLGMGFKIAMQTLDAGRIGIASQALGIAQAALDCAVDYAEKRMAFGSPITKLQAIQFKLADMAVALESARLLTWRAAMLKDNGKPFTKLHPQ